Sequence from the Pontibacter pudoricolor genome:
ACCTGAGAACGAAGCTCTTCGTGACGATGAGAACTATGCTTATGTAGCTGCCTGGGAGTTTACAGGTGTTGGCAATGAGCCGGTACTTCATAAAGAAGAACTGAAGTTCGAGAACGTGAAGCTAACACAGCGTAGCTATAAATAATGACTAATTAATAATTAAGAATGAGTAATGGGTCTGGGAACAGATGATTTAAAATTCTTAATTCATAATTCTTAATTTGTAATTAATAAGAAAATGGCTGGAAGTAATCCAAATGCTAAACCAATGGACTTAACACTAAAGGTTTGGCGCCAAAAAAATAGAGAATCAGCGGGTTCAATGGTAACATACCCGATCAAAGGTATTTCCCCGGATATGTCGTTCCTGGAAATGCTGGATGTATTAAACGAAGACCTGCTGCGAGCCGGCCAGGATCCTATCGCTTTCGACCACGATTGCCGTGAGGGTATCTGCGGTATGTGCAGCTTGTACATTAACGGTCGTCCGCATGGTCCGGAGCGTGGTACAACTACGTGCCAGCTGCACATGCGCCACTTCAACGACGGCGATACTATAACTATAGAGCCCTGGAGAGCTGCTGCTTTTCCGGTTCATAAAGACCTTGTAGTAGATCGCTCCGCTTTTGATCGTATTCAGCAGGCAGGTGGTTATGTATCTGTAAACACAGGTGGTGTACCGGATGCGAACGCTATCCCGATCGGAAAATCTATAGCTGATAAAGCATTTGATGCTGCGACTTGTATTGGTTGTGGCGCCTGTGTTGCAGCCTGTAAAAATGCTTCTGCTATGCTGTTCGTGAGTGCAAAAGTATCTCAGCTGGCAATGCTGCCGCAAGGCAAGGTAGAGGCCAAAACCCGTGTAGAGAACATGGTTGCCCAGATGGATGTGGAAGGTTTTGGTGCCTGCTCTAATACGGGTGCCTGTGCTGCCGAATGCCCTGTAGGTATTTCTCTTGAGAACATTGCTATCATGAACAGAGAGTATCTTTCAGCGAAAGCAACGTCAGAACACGTAGCCTAACAGCTTTTAACAATCTAAAAGGCGGGCAGCAATGTCACCGCCTTTTTGTTTTAAATCGCTTTGTGCTTAATATTGTCGCCACATCACCAAACTATAACCTTACATGCTACTCCCGGTTTAAAGAGTAACTAAACTATAGCACATGATCACACTTATTTCAGGAACAAACAGGCCTGAATCAAATAGTATAGCCATTGTAAATATGTATGCCGCGCTCTTACAAAAGCACGGCGTGCCTTACCAGATACTGGACCTGGCAGCGCTACCTGCTGACTTTATAGTTTCCGCACTTTACGATAACACCGGCAAAAATGAGCAATTCAATAACCTGGCAGGTATGATTGCTGGCTCAGATAAGTTTGTGTTTGTAGTACCTGAATATAATTCATCCTACCCAGGCGTGCTTAAAGCGTTTATTGACGGGCTCTCCTACCCTAATACATTCAAGAACAAGAAAGGAGCTTTAATCGGCTTGTCTTCGGGCATGCAGGGCAGCGGACTGGCTCTTAGCCACCTCACTGATGTGTTGAACTACCTGGGCATGCATGT
This genomic interval carries:
- a CDS encoding NADPH-dependent FMN reductase; translation: MITLISGTNRPESNSIAIVNMYAALLQKHGVPYQILDLAALPADFIVSALYDNTGKNEQFNNLAGMIAGSDKFVFVVPEYNSSYPGVLKAFIDGLSYPNTFKNKKGALIGLSSGMQGSGLALSHLTDVLNYLGMHVMAMRLKLAHIEKNFDGTQLTNKLYNELLEQHVEQFLSF
- a CDS encoding succinate dehydrogenase/fumarate reductase iron-sulfur subunit, which encodes MDLTLKVWRQKNRESAGSMVTYPIKGISPDMSFLEMLDVLNEDLLRAGQDPIAFDHDCREGICGMCSLYINGRPHGPERGTTTCQLHMRHFNDGDTITIEPWRAAAFPVHKDLVVDRSAFDRIQQAGGYVSVNTGGVPDANAIPIGKSIADKAFDAATCIGCGACVAACKNASAMLFVSAKVSQLAMLPQGKVEAKTRVENMVAQMDVEGFGACSNTGACAAECPVGISLENIAIMNREYLSAKATSEHVA